DNA from Deltaproteobacteria bacterium:
AAATTCGAATTTATGTCAACAGGCTACTAGCACATTTGTAATAAAGAAGTTATTTCTTAAAATAAAAACCTCTGAAGTAGTATTATTAAAGACTTTTGCCGTGAATAAGGAGCATTGAACGTTAACGATCAGCAGATCGGACTATCCACCAAAAAAATCTCAATTTTGAAATGTGTTAATAATTTCGTCAAAATATGAGACAAATGTAATTTTCATCTAAAGCTCTGGCAAGCTTACAGAAAAGTGCTATCAAATTTAGTTCCCCAAATAAGTTAAACTTCTAATTCCCCAACCTCAGCTTCTATAGTTTTTACGATCACTTCCGATTTAATTAAGTTCAATAGACAATGAATATCCTTGGAAAAAACCCTGTCCTCTTTGGCATAGGGAACTTGTTCCCTGATGAAATTTTTTATGACTTGTAAAGGCTTGGAAGGCTGCAGAGGCGCTAGCAAATCAATTCCTTGGGTTGAAGATAGCAACTCCATGGCTACCACGGTTTGAGCGTTTTCCAAAATACTTCCCGCTTTTCTGGCGGCGATGGTTCCCATGGAAACGTGATCTTCTTTTTCTGCAGAGGTAGGAATGGTGTCCACGCTGGCTGGATGGGACAAAATTTTGTTTTCAGAAACCAAAGAAGCCGCCGCCACCTGAACGATCATGTGCCCTGATTGCAAACCGCCTTCTTGAACAAGAAAAGCGGGTAGGTCTGACATTGCTGGATTGATCAGCTTGGCAATGCGACACTCACTGATGGAGGCTAAACTTGAAAGAGCTATGCCCAAATAATCCATGGCAAAGGCCACGGGCATTCCATGAAAGTTACCACAGGATAAAATTTTATTTTCATTGGCAAATACCAGTGGGTTATCCGTTGAGGAGTTCGCTTCAATCTCTAGGGTTGAAATAACTTGTCGTAAGGTGTCTTTTACCGCACCATGAACAGCGGGCATGCAACGCAGAGAGTAGGCATCTTGAACCTTGCTACAATTAAAATGACTGTCAGCAATTTCACTTTTTTGGGATAAGATTTTCATTAAATTTCGAGCTGTTTTTCCCTCTCCTGGATGATTTCTAGTTGCCGAAATTAAAGGGTCAAAAGCACTTCTTGATCCCCGAAGAGCTTCTAAGGACATGGCCCCTGAGACGTCGATGACTTTTAATAAATTTCTTGTATCATAAGCTGTTAACATTCCAATAGCCGTCATCACCTGGCAACCATTTATCAAAGATAATCCTTCTTTGGCCTGAAGAACTAATGGCTGAATATTTTTTTCAACCAAGACTTTATCTACAGAAACTTTTCTTTGATCTTTTGTCCAAACCTCCCCTTCTCCAA
Protein-coding regions in this window:
- the hutH gene encoding histidine ammonia-lyase, whose amino-acid sequence is MQIQGNSLSIDLLMEMVRHQKEPLTLSPEAKALMWESRSYIEKRINQGEVIYGVNTGFGAFSSVRISNHEIETLQRNLIRSHSAGIGEPFTPQQTKAMMILRANALATGKSGIRPLVVEKILEFINNDIIPVIPCKGSVGASGDLAPLSHLALALIGEGEVWTKDQRKVSVDKVLVEKNIQPLVLQAKEGLSLINGCQVMTAIGMLTAYDTRNLLKVIDVSGAMSLEALRGSRSAFDPLISATRNHPGEGKTARNLMKILSQKSEIADSHFNCSKVQDAYSLRCMPAVHGAVKDTLRQVISTLEIEANSSTDNPLVFANENKILSCGNFHGMPVAFAMDYLGIALSSLASISECRIAKLINPAMSDLPAFLVQEGGLQSGHMIVQVAAASLVSENKILSHPASVDTIPTSAEKEDHVSMGTIAARKAGSILENAQTVVAMELLSSTQGIDLLAPLQPSKPLQVIKNFIREQVPYAKEDRVFSKDIHCLLNLIKSEVIVKTIEAEVGELEV